Genomic DNA from Marinobacter sp. LV10MA510-1:
CGCTGAAACTGGATCGGGTGTGCACCGTGGTGCTGGACGAAGCCGATCGCATGTTGGATATGGGGTTTCAGGAAACCGTGGAAAACATTCTTTCACACGCGCCTGCACAGCACCAGACTCTGCTGTTTTCAGCCACTTGGCCTGAATCGATTCGCAAACTCAGCGCCGGTTTTCAGCGTGAGCCGGTGGATGTGCGGGCGCAAACCGAGAAGATGAACAGTGATATTGCCGAGGTGTTCTACGAAATTTCTGGCAATCAGCGTACCCGCGCCATCGTGGCTCTGCTGTCGCAGCATCAACCTACATCCTGCCTGGTGTTCTGTGCTATGAAACATCAGTGTGACGAGCTGGCGGCCGAGCTGTCCCAGCAGGGCTTTTCGGCGCTGGCATTGCACGGTGATCTGGAGCAGCGCGACCGCGACAGCGTGCTGGTACGTTTTGCCAATCAAAGTTGCCAGGTATTGGTGGCCACCGACGTGGCGGCCCGTGGGCTGGATATTAAGTCATTGCCATTGGTTGTGAACGCCGAACCGGCAGGTGATCCAGAAATACACACACACCGCATCGGTCGCACCGGTCGCGCCGGTGAGCAGGGGCTGGCCGTTACGCTTTGCAACCCGTCTCAGGGCCACAAAATCAATCGCCTTGAAAGCGAACGCGGTGCATCGGTCACTTGGGGCGATAGTGAGCCATTACTGGCCACCGTGCCAAAACCGATGAAGCCGCTGATGAAAACCCTGTGCATAGCCTCAGGCCGCAAAGAAAAATTGCGCCCAGGTGATGTGATGGGCGCTCTGACCGGCGACGGCGGCTTGCCTGGTAGCGCCGTTGGTAAAATAAATGTGTTTGAATTTCAGTGTTTTGTAGCGGTGGAAAGCCGCCACGCTGGACGTGCGTTGGAACAGTTGGAGCGCGGCAAGGTAAAAGGTCGCAAGCTGCGGGCACGATTAGTCTAGATTGGCTTAAGTGTGGGATGTTCGGCGGGAGAATGGGTGGAAAAATACCCAAAAATACTTGGAAAGTCCGTATAGCCATTTGTATTCTGGTTGCTGATCACTCATTAAACCGGTAAATTACGCAGGATTTTGCATCCCGGTTTCATTGAATAAAGCGCCGAATCTATGGCTTGTCGGTACGGATTCCCGGGAAAAAGTCACTAACCAAGACAGGTAGCTATTCGTTATGAATGAGCTGATGA
This window encodes:
- the dbpA gene encoding ATP-dependent RNA helicase DbpA produces the protein MPSFKDLELSAAMQANLERLGFTEPTDIQARALPHCLAGQDVIALAHTGSGKTAAFGIGLIEHVKPKQFSVQSLVLCPTRELADQVAKALRELARARDNIKILTLCGGVSIGPQIGSLAHGAHIVVGTPGRIADHLQKGTLKLDRVCTVVLDEADRMLDMGFQETVENILSHAPAQHQTLLFSATWPESIRKLSAGFQREPVDVRAQTEKMNSDIAEVFYEISGNQRTRAIVALLSQHQPTSCLVFCAMKHQCDELAAELSQQGFSALALHGDLEQRDRDSVLVRFANQSCQVLVATDVAARGLDIKSLPLVVNAEPAGDPEIHTHRIGRTGRAGEQGLAVTLCNPSQGHKINRLESERGASVTWGDSEPLLATVPKPMKPLMKTLCIASGRKEKLRPGDVMGALTGDGGLPGSAVGKINVFEFQCFVAVESRHAGRALEQLERGKVKGRKLRARLV